The Georgenia faecalis genome includes a window with the following:
- a CDS encoding endonuclease domain-containing protein produces MTSTVSVDPAEALRRRAVAGVFTRVMAVECGFTRDAVRWRIATGRWVRVAGDGYAPAEIADDDRSYGATLRRAVAATLTWPDAVIAYRTAAAISRLPVAPCDHTHVILPSRRASRAGLRVHLVPPPFGRDLTRFDGFRTTTRSGTIVDCLSLLPRREAESLLAWVRSRELITVRALQQACTERHGRWGITQLRELTAMAARGALSTGELRLHEVLSAGGLTGWEPDQPIVVGGRIIARADVLFRDARVIVELDGRAFHADFQGDRRRMNALVLAGYTVLRFTWADLTDRPTTVVAQVRAALRRVAPTGR; encoded by the coding sequence ATGACCTCGACGGTGTCGGTGGACCCGGCGGAGGCGCTGCGACGGCGGGCAGTCGCCGGTGTGTTCACGCGCGTGATGGCTGTGGAGTGCGGCTTCACGCGGGACGCCGTGCGGTGGCGGATCGCGACCGGACGCTGGGTGCGGGTGGCGGGCGACGGCTACGCGCCGGCAGAGATCGCCGACGACGACCGCTCGTACGGGGCGACCCTACGCCGCGCCGTCGCCGCGACCCTGACGTGGCCCGATGCAGTCATCGCCTACCGCACGGCGGCCGCGATCTCCCGCCTCCCCGTCGCACCGTGCGACCACACGCACGTGATCCTGCCGTCGCGTCGCGCCAGCCGTGCGGGTCTGCGGGTCCACCTGGTGCCGCCCCCGTTCGGCCGTGACCTCACGCGGTTCGACGGCTTCCGGACCACCACGCGCTCCGGCACCATCGTCGACTGCCTGTCGCTCCTGCCGCGTCGCGAGGCCGAGAGCCTCCTGGCGTGGGTCCGCAGCCGCGAGCTCATCACCGTCCGGGCCCTCCAGCAGGCGTGCACCGAGCGCCACGGCCGCTGGGGCATCACCCAGCTCCGTGAGCTCACCGCCATGGCGGCCCGTGGAGCGCTGAGCACCGGGGAGCTCCGCCTCCACGAGGTGCTGAGCGCCGGCGGGCTCACCGGGTGGGAGCCGGACCAGCCGATCGTCGTCGGCGGCCGGATTATCGCGCGTGCTGACGTGCTGTTCCGCGACGCCCGCGTCATCGTCGAGCTCGACGGCCGAGCGTTCCACGCGGACTTCCAGGGCGACCGCCGTCGGATGAACGCACTCGTCCTCGCCGGCTACACCGTGCTCCGGTTCACCTGGGCTGACCTCACGGACAGGCCGACAACAGTCGTCGCCCAGGTAAGGGCAGCGCTCCGCCGGGTGGCGCCGACCGGCCGATGA
- a CDS encoding NUDIX hydrolase has product MPGTDAVATERLAGRTGRLVGGTGRLVGVSEANVTPDDARLEDAPGAGEADAAPGAGEADAYGLGPEWVPGPDGVPFRRAARVIVLDREDRVLLVRGHDAGETSRSWWFTVGGGLEPGESARAGAVRELREETGLVIDPAELVGPVLSRSAIFDFARVTCRQDEEFFLARAEVTHLDDAGWTALERDVLDEMRWWHLDDLDAAVAAGAVVYPRSLPERLRRLLVGWDGRTPHLEEHDV; this is encoded by the coding sequence ATGCCGGGCACGGACGCCGTCGCGACCGAACGGCTCGCCGGCCGGACCGGACGGCTCGTCGGCGGGACCGGACGGCTCGTCGGCGTGAGCGAGGCCAATGTGACACCGGACGATGCGCGCCTGGAGGACGCCCCGGGCGCCGGTGAGGCCGACGCCGCGCCGGGCGCCGGTGAGGCCGACGCGTACGGCCTGGGCCCGGAGTGGGTTCCGGGTCCTGACGGCGTGCCGTTCCGCCGCGCCGCACGGGTCATCGTGCTCGACCGCGAGGACCGGGTCCTGCTGGTGCGCGGGCACGACGCGGGGGAGACCAGCCGGTCCTGGTGGTTCACGGTCGGCGGCGGGCTCGAGCCGGGGGAGAGTGCGCGCGCGGGGGCCGTGCGCGAGCTCAGGGAGGAGACCGGCCTCGTCATCGACCCCGCGGAGCTGGTCGGCCCGGTCCTGTCCCGCAGCGCCATCTTCGACTTCGCGCGGGTGACCTGCCGCCAGGACGAGGAGTTCTTCCTCGCCCGCGCCGAGGTGACGCACCTCGACGACGCCGGCTGGACCGCGCTCGAGCGCGACGTGCTCGACGAGATGCGCTGGTGGCACCTGGACGACCTCGACGCGGCGGTCGCCGCGGGCGCCGTCGTCTACCCGCGGTCGCTGCCCGAGAGGCTCCGCCGGCTGCTCGTCGGGTGGGACGGCCGGACCCCGCACCTCGAGGAGCACGACGTCTGA